The Sorangiineae bacterium MSr11367 genome window below encodes:
- a CDS encoding gamma-glutamyltransferase family protein, whose amino-acid sequence MLHNRGGLFTLLPHRPNTIAPKKQPLNTLSAGFVMQAQGHAQTMVNIFDLGANLQAATDMARFRHRQVPNRLELESSLFNLVGSDLGAMGHSVVSADGASMGGFQSILFIPSSASPAGARMPRVRGFYRAGSDHRKDGQAVGW is encoded by the coding sequence GTGCTGCACAATCGAGGAGGCTTGTTTACCTTGCTGCCCCACCGCCCGAATACCATTGCCCCGAAGAAGCAGCCGCTCAATACGCTTTCGGCGGGTTTCGTGATGCAGGCCCAAGGGCACGCCCAAACCATGGTCAATATCTTCGATCTCGGTGCGAACTTGCAAGCAGCGACGGATATGGCACGTTTCCGCCATCGTCAGGTTCCCAATCGGCTGGAACTCGAATCGAGCCTTTTCAACCTCGTCGGAAGCGATCTGGGGGCAATGGGGCATTCCGTCGTTTCCGCCGACGGCGCATCGATGGGCGGCTTTCAGTCCATTCTATTCATCCCTTCGAGCGCATCGCCGGCGGGGGCAAGGATGCCCCGCGTGCGCGGCTTTTACCGGGCAGGGTCGGATCACCGGAAGGACGGGCAAGCGGTTGGCTGGTGA
- a CDS encoding LysR substrate-binding domain-containing protein, whose amino-acid sequence MAHASDRAIDIVGENYDLAVRAHFDRLPESNLVQRTLAPAPWFLFAGAGHLKANGTPKTSQDLRNHPSLFMTRSSVEPVWRLRHARRKRDEVVVPLTPRLLSDDMVGLQQAAIKGLGLVALPAYVCRAAVRSGVLQRVLPDWLAGEATLTALIPYRQGLLPSVRALLESVSGPRSRSPAFQLGIALQDRSKCRTATRSSPKRNPQR is encoded by the coding sequence GTGGCGCACGCCTCGGACCGAGCGATCGACATCGTCGGCGAGAATTATGACCTCGCGGTTCGGGCACATTTCGACCGGCTGCCGGAGTCCAATCTGGTCCAGCGTACCCTCGCACCGGCGCCTTGGTTCCTTTTCGCGGGTGCAGGGCATCTCAAGGCCAACGGCACGCCGAAGACCTCGCAGGATCTTCGGAATCACCCGTCCTTGTTCATGACGAGGAGCAGCGTCGAGCCGGTCTGGCGCCTTCGCCATGCACGGCGGAAGCGCGACGAGGTCGTCGTGCCGTTGACGCCAAGGCTGCTCAGCGACGACATGGTTGGACTTCAGCAGGCCGCCATCAAAGGCCTCGGCCTGGTCGCCTTGCCGGCCTACGTCTGCCGGGCCGCGGTTCGCTCCGGCGTGCTTCAGCGCGTGCTACCGGACTGGCTCGCCGGCGAGGCCACGCTCACCGCACTCATTCCGTACAGGCAGGGACTGCTTCCGTCGGTGCGCGCGCTTCTGGAGAGCGTCAGCGGGCCACGAAGCCGCAGCCCTGCTTTCCAGCTTGGAATTGCGCTCCAGGACCGGAGCAAATGCCGCACGGCAACGCGCAGCAGCCCGAAGCGCAATCCGCAGCGTTGA
- a CDS encoding U32 family peptidase — MFPEVLAPAGDRASLEAAVRAGADAVYFGLRGYNARARATNFDEEELAQTIQYLHDHGVKGYVTLNTLVFDDEVAGVEHAIRTCAAAGVDAVIVQDLGVAKLARAIAPALAVHASTQMTCTDAASVELAKELGATRVILARELSLDDIAKIRAGTDVEVEVFVHGALCISYSGQCLTSEAIGGRSANRGACAQACRLPYELVVDDQRVDLGDRAYLLSPEDLEASSIVGDLARLGVSSLKIEGRLKGPEYVAATTQLYRAARDAAVGASAGPTDEERNDALQTFTRGSGVGFFRGVDHQRLVEGRSCDHRGLLVGHLERVERARGRAWLCIRANAEIARGDGLLVEGGFASAGEFGGRVWDVIGGGAQPNGAVVRVWLGPDAQVPADLAGGRVFKTSAPGVEKRIRARDAANKKTPLRMKISGSIGEPFVLEGSIGERRARVVGDGSIEAARSAPVDEATLRDKLGRLGDTPFELDTLEMALPPHVIVPLSSVNRARRALVAALTERVPVVLTDARAEDLIRAAVPPDRAPPQGGLYVLCRTLEQAASALDAGAAGVYLDFLELTGTGEAVRALRARPGAFVGVAPPRIRKPGEEKIDRYLASLSPDAVLVRGLGALRELDPARSNIGDFSLNVTNRITAAEVLGRGLDAFTPSFDLDAAQLLVLARTGFGPWMETVLHHPMALFHMEHCVIAALLSEGRDYKTCGRPCEKHRVSLRDRAGMDHPVEADVGCRNTVFHARPQSAVQLLPELVRAGVRRFRIELVRETAADVRHLVTSYREAIEDPSSSSRIWKTLRTDSGYGVVKGSLRVLG, encoded by the coding sequence ATGTTTCCCGAAGTTCTCGCGCCGGCTGGAGATCGAGCGTCACTTGAGGCTGCCGTTCGGGCAGGGGCCGACGCGGTGTACTTCGGGCTGCGTGGGTACAACGCGCGGGCGCGGGCGACGAATTTCGACGAAGAAGAGCTCGCGCAGACGATTCAGTATCTGCACGACCACGGGGTGAAGGGGTACGTGACGCTGAACACGCTCGTCTTCGACGACGAGGTGGCCGGCGTCGAGCATGCGATTCGGACGTGCGCGGCGGCGGGTGTCGATGCCGTGATCGTGCAGGATCTCGGCGTGGCGAAGCTCGCGCGGGCCATCGCGCCGGCGCTCGCCGTGCATGCGTCGACGCAGATGACGTGTACGGATGCGGCCTCGGTCGAGTTGGCGAAGGAGCTCGGCGCCACGCGCGTCATCCTCGCGCGCGAGCTTTCGCTCGACGACATCGCGAAGATTCGGGCCGGCACCGATGTCGAGGTCGAGGTCTTCGTTCATGGGGCCTTGTGCATCTCCTACTCGGGGCAATGCCTCACGAGCGAGGCCATCGGCGGACGAAGCGCCAATCGCGGTGCGTGCGCGCAGGCGTGCAGGCTTCCCTACGAGCTCGTCGTGGATGATCAGCGCGTCGATCTGGGGGACCGCGCGTATCTGCTGTCGCCGGAGGACCTCGAGGCATCGAGCATCGTCGGAGATCTGGCGCGGCTCGGGGTCTCTTCGCTGAAGATCGAAGGACGCCTGAAGGGCCCCGAATACGTCGCAGCGACCACGCAGCTCTATCGCGCAGCGCGCGATGCGGCGGTCGGGGCGAGCGCCGGACCGACGGACGAAGAGCGCAACGACGCGCTGCAAACGTTCACGCGTGGCTCGGGCGTCGGCTTCTTTCGCGGTGTCGATCACCAGCGCCTCGTCGAAGGTCGCTCGTGCGATCATCGCGGCCTCCTCGTCGGCCACCTCGAACGGGTCGAACGCGCACGCGGGCGCGCGTGGCTTTGCATCCGCGCGAACGCGGAGATCGCGCGCGGCGACGGTCTGCTCGTCGAAGGCGGCTTCGCGAGTGCCGGTGAGTTCGGCGGGCGCGTCTGGGACGTGATCGGCGGTGGTGCCCAGCCGAATGGAGCTGTCGTGCGCGTGTGGCTTGGGCCGGATGCCCAGGTCCCTGCCGACCTCGCCGGCGGACGGGTGTTCAAGACGAGTGCGCCCGGCGTCGAAAAGCGCATTCGGGCGCGGGATGCCGCGAACAAGAAGACGCCCCTGCGGATGAAGATCTCGGGGTCGATCGGCGAGCCGTTCGTGCTCGAGGGATCGATCGGAGAGCGTCGAGCGCGCGTCGTTGGCGATGGCTCGATTGAAGCGGCGCGTTCCGCTCCCGTCGATGAGGCGACGTTGCGCGACAAGCTCGGGCGCCTCGGCGATACGCCGTTCGAGCTCGATACGTTGGAGATGGCGTTGCCGCCGCACGTGATCGTTCCACTGTCGTCGGTAAACCGCGCGCGCAGGGCACTCGTGGCAGCGCTCACCGAGCGGGTGCCCGTCGTGCTCACGGACGCGCGCGCCGAGGATTTGATCCGAGCGGCGGTGCCGCCCGACCGCGCACCGCCTCAGGGCGGACTCTACGTGCTCTGTCGCACCCTGGAACAAGCCGCGAGCGCCTTGGATGCCGGCGCGGCGGGCGTCTATCTCGACTTTCTCGAGCTCACCGGCACTGGTGAGGCGGTGCGAGCGCTGCGGGCGCGCCCGGGGGCCTTCGTTGGTGTAGCGCCGCCGCGCATTCGAAAGCCGGGCGAGGAGAAGATCGATCGCTATCTGGCGTCTCTGTCGCCGGACGCGGTCCTCGTTCGCGGGCTCGGTGCGTTGCGTGAGCTCGATCCGGCACGATCGAACATCGGCGACTTCTCGCTCAACGTGACGAACCGTATCACCGCCGCGGAAGTGCTCGGTCGTGGACTCGATGCGTTCACGCCGTCGTTCGATCTCGATGCCGCACAGTTGCTCGTTCTGGCGCGCACGGGCTTCGGTCCATGGATGGAGACGGTGCTGCACCATCCCATGGCGCTCTTCCACATGGAGCATTGCGTGATCGCGGCGCTGCTCTCGGAAGGCCGCGACTACAAGACGTGCGGTCGGCCGTGCGAGAAGCACCGCGTCTCGCTGCGCGATCGCGCCGGGATGGATCATCCGGTCGAAGCCGACGTCGGCTGCCGAAACACCGTTTTCCACGCCCGCCCGCAAAGCGCCGTTCAGCTCCTCCCGGAGCTCGTGCGAGCGGGCGTGCGCCGATTCCGCATCGAACTCGTACGCGAGACCGCGGCAGACGTTCGCCACCTCGTGACCTCGTACCGCGAGGCCATCGAGGATCCGTCGAGTTCGTCGCGCATCTGGAAGACACTCCGCACCGACAGCGGTTACGGCGTCGTCAAAGGTTCACTGCGCGTTCTCGGATGA
- a CDS encoding isochorismatase family protein: protein MTAVARGYDAYVAVDASGTFSKTKHDVNLLRLSQAGVILSDYATLMVEILKDNGRPEAGRVYDALDMPWAKLVGQIVASYSK, encoded by the coding sequence ATGACGGCGGTGGCGCGCGGCTACGACGCTTATGTCGCCGTCGATGCCTCGGGCACGTTCAGCAAGACCAAGCACGATGTCAACCTGCTGCGTCTGAGCCAAGCTGGCGTCATCCTTTCCGACTATGCGACCCTGATGGTCGAGATCCTCAAGGACAATGGCAGGCCGGAAGCGGGGCGCGTCTACGACGCTCTGGACATGCCTTGGGCCAAGCTGGTCGGCCAGATCGTGGCTTCGTATTCGAAATAG
- a CDS encoding lasso peptide biosynthesis protein: MNGAITRRAWLGLAVGGGLLAGSRARADEDALPLLDAVPLTIEGDVALEGPVHLTLKRDDSAALAAALRASHGKVDATADGVRVRLAQYRPVTADRPQGFTRPSFLLDYDEPAFAPVGTLAKAYLEKNAGEPKAVALTAFVAEFITKKNRMRGFDVASVVAKRAEGDCTEHAVLLAALLRANGIAARVICGLVLLKMAKPLAFGHAWAEAWVDGGWKPFDAAITAKHRLGLFAITNEGAGFSAALVAKYQALQPTRLVLAAG, translated from the coding sequence GTGAACGGCGCGATCACCCGGAGGGCGTGGCTCGGGCTCGCGGTGGGCGGGGGGCTGCTCGCCGGATCCCGCGCGCGGGCCGACGAGGACGCGCTGCCGCTCCTCGATGCCGTGCCCCTCACGATCGAGGGGGACGTCGCGCTCGAGGGGCCGGTGCACCTCACGCTCAAACGCGATGACAGCGCGGCGCTGGCCGCGGCGCTGCGCGCGAGCCATGGAAAGGTGGACGCGACGGCCGATGGGGTCCGGGTGCGCCTCGCGCAATACCGGCCGGTGACCGCGGATCGGCCGCAGGGTTTCACCCGGCCTTCTTTCTTGCTCGACTATGACGAGCCGGCCTTCGCGCCGGTGGGGACCCTTGCGAAGGCGTACCTCGAGAAGAATGCGGGCGAGCCAAAGGCGGTGGCGCTCACGGCGTTCGTCGCCGAGTTCATCACCAAGAAGAACCGGATGCGAGGCTTCGATGTCGCGTCGGTCGTGGCCAAACGGGCCGAGGGAGACTGCACCGAGCACGCGGTGCTCCTTGCGGCCTTGCTGCGCGCCAACGGGATCGCGGCGCGCGTCATCTGCGGCCTCGTGCTGCTGAAGATGGCGAAGCCGCTCGCCTTCGGGCACGCGTGGGCCGAGGCTTGGGTCGACGGTGGCTGGAAGCCGTTCGACGCGGCCATCACGGCGAAGCACCGGCTCGGGCTGTTCGCCATCACCAACGAGGGAGCGGGGTTTTCCGCGGCGTTGGTGGCGAAGTACCAGGCGCTGCAGCCGACGCGCCTGGTGCTCGCGGCGGGGTAG